Proteins from one Candidatus Poribacteria bacterium genomic window:
- a CDS encoding nucleotidyltransferase family protein, producing MTHTPPAFISGILLAAGLSTRMGEPKQLLPFGESTIVETVVDSMLGAKFDEIIVVLGHCAAEIEKQLGTRPIRTVFNADYREGMLTSAQTGVRALKASDAFALMLVDQPFITSALIGQVIDAYVQTDKGIVLPSYNYKRGHPVIFNQKYAQDILALSTESGGVRTLFKKYGDDIHYVTVDTDRVLRDIDYREDYERALQEN from the coding sequence ATGACGCATACGCCGCCCGCCTTCATATCGGGGATCCTCCTTGCAGCAGGGCTTTCTACTCGGATGGGAGAACCGAAGCAACTGCTCCCTTTTGGGGAAAGCACTATCGTTGAGACCGTGGTGGACAGTATGCTGGGTGCCAAGTTCGATGAGATTATCGTTGTCCTTGGGCATTGTGCAGCGGAAATTGAAAAGCAGTTGGGGACACGTCCTATCAGAACGGTGTTTAACGCTGACTATCGAGAAGGTATGCTAACCTCCGCACAGACAGGTGTTCGCGCGCTCAAAGCCAGCGACGCATTTGCCCTCATGTTGGTTGACCAACCCTTTATTACCTCCGCGTTAATTGGTCAGGTTATTGATGCCTATGTGCAAACGGACAAGGGGATTGTCCTACCGAGTTATAATTATAAGCGTGGTCATCCGGTTATCTTTAATCAGAAATATGCACAGGATATTCTTGCACTAAGTACAGAAAGTGGTGGCGTGCGAACCCTCTTCAAAAAATATGGCGACGATATTCACTACGTCACAGTGGATACAGACCGAGTACTTCGGGATATAGATTATCGCGAAGATTATGAACGCGCTTTGCAGGAAAATTGA
- a CDS encoding DUF4268 domain-containing protein, protein MGRIQQRIFKRFDSFLEKVQVQSINQDDQIQLHEPDEVLDTTDGDWKTQFANGFVRYLKDYESPLMDPEVFMGEDAQGYPAYIGFNMRGLENQNIQDPDAFWLVASTAHDGKIYLKLHMNNSEYFKELKSQKVTIEREFGEQLKWEPQGQRIRIGVDLEVQPLDKNKREWNQHFENMRENLEKLDKIFQPRIEGIFSEDDISENDFVF, encoded by the coding sequence ATGGGAAGGATTCAACAGCGAATATTCAAACGCTTTGACTCTTTTCTGGAAAAAGTCCAAGTACAGTCTATCAATCAGGATGACCAGATACAACTTCATGAGCCAGACGAAGTTTTAGATACTACTGATGGAGATTGGAAAACGCAATTTGCAAATGGATTTGTACGTTACTTGAAGGATTACGAAAGTCCGCTTATGGATCCGGAGGTCTTTATGGGAGAAGATGCTCAGGGTTATCCTGCTTATATTGGTTTTAACATGAGAGGATTAGAAAACCAGAACATTCAAGATCCTGATGCCTTCTGGCTCGTTGCAAGTACAGCACATGATGGAAAAATTTATCTTAAACTACATATGAACAATTCTGAGTACTTCAAAGAATTAAAATCGCAAAAAGTGACAATTGAGCGTGAGTTTGGCGAACAATTGAAATGGGAACCCCAAGGTCAACGGATCAGAATCGGGGTAGACCTTGAGGTTCAACCCCTGGATAAGAACAAAAGGGAATGGAATCAGCATTTTGAAAATATGCGTGAAAATCTTGAAAAGTTGGATAAAATCTTCCAGCCGCGCATTGAAGGAATCTTTTCTGAGGATGACATCTCTGAGAATGATTTTGTATTTTGA
- the yccX gene encoding acylphosphatase, with the protein MQKVKIIVYIGVCLIALSSIAWADGHLQIVEKEKKLVLKGKISEALGEYDSHLKGAVEYLVCGPNGKEYESIIVVDATAKEIYDALGKLDVQVGEPPGYDEEKDEPTPPKGTAVLIYAEWKSGGETKKVRAEELVFNVKTQKPMQNVAWIYSGSRVVPDLDSDDEDAMMPQAFMSNDLVALRLFDASALFQNPLPESSEENIYKKNDALLPKLGTPVTLTIEVNRKMQLFVIITGKVQGVGFRNFTQLNARQLGINGYAKNLPNGTVEVVAEGDKAQLDTLIALLKKGPRYARVDSLDIDERPFTGEYESFGIRY; encoded by the coding sequence ATGCAGAAGGTAAAAATAATCGTCTATATCGGTGTATGTCTTATTGCGTTGTCGAGTATTGCGTGGGCAGATGGGCATCTTCAAATCGTGGAAAAAGAGAAGAAACTTGTTTTAAAGGGTAAAATTTCCGAAGCACTCGGTGAATACGATTCGCATTTAAAGGGAGCTGTTGAGTATCTCGTTTGTGGACCCAACGGCAAGGAATATGAAAGCATTATTGTCGTCGATGCGACAGCAAAGGAAATTTACGATGCGCTCGGCAAACTTGATGTTCAGGTAGGTGAACCGCCCGGCTATGATGAGGAAAAGGATGAACCAACACCACCAAAGGGCACTGCGGTTCTAATTTACGCTGAATGGAAGAGTGGTGGTGAAACGAAAAAGGTCCGTGCTGAAGAACTCGTCTTCAACGTGAAAACCCAAAAACCGATGCAAAATGTTGCTTGGATCTATTCCGGTTCGCGCGTCGTGCCTGACCTTGATAGTGACGATGAGGACGCAATGATGCCGCAGGCGTTTATGAGTAACGATCTTGTTGCCTTGAGGCTATTTGATGCAAGTGCTCTTTTCCAGAATCCGCTCCCTGAATCGTCAGAGGAGAACATCTATAAAAAGAACGATGCCTTGCTACCTAAACTTGGAACACCAGTCACTCTCACGATTGAGGTTAACCGGAAAATGCAACTGTTTGTGATAATTACTGGGAAGGTCCAAGGGGTCGGGTTCCGCAATTTCACGCAACTGAACGCGAGGCAGCTCGGTATCAACGGTTATGCTAAGAATCTACCAAACGGCACTGTGGAAGTCGTCGCAGAGGGTGATAAGGCGCAATTGGATACGTTAATCGCTTTGTTAAAGAAGGGACCGCGCTATGCGAGAGTTGATTCGCTTGACATTGACGAACGTCCGTTCACTGGAGAATATGAGAGTTTCGGCATTCGGTATTAA
- a CDS encoding N-6 DNA methylase, which yields MKKLNLKPTHKPIRDYYEALEQYHQHNITHEGAVSNPFAFLLAICAKRVGVTLEPQHAMRSPKGNRIVIDGAIIDQYRLPIAYWEAKDMDDDLPKAIQEKRDKGYPFDNIAFQNPERAILYQNGQEVLDTDITEPENLIDALQRLFSYSGITFSDWYDAVDKFSERIPALAEELKQLVEQEHKTNTEFKKAFTGFYQTCRTSINPDLSQAAVEEMLIQHILTERIFLKVFDRSDFTNRNIIAIEIEKVSATLMQHSVSRDEFLKPLNPFYTAIENAATHCKDFSEKQHFLNTVYERFFQEFSEDTADTHGIVYTPQPIVDFMVNSVEYLLKSEFDRSLSDVGVHIIDPFVGTGNFIVRLMQDIRKTALEDKYQHELHCNEVLLLPYYIANLNIEQEFLHHTKKYLPFKKIVFADTFELFDPPQGELFSEENTKRAKQQKETDMFVIIGNPPYNAGQQNANDNNKNRKYPALDKRIKDTYSKDSKARLPYNVYDPFVRAFRWASERIGDSGIVAFVTNNSFIEDWTFDGMRKHLAEEFNALYLLNLGGNIRKGQSADSNVFAPKSTVGVSIAMLVRTGEPVDSPCVFYNDEAENGSKVQKFHFLKTHKNVGNITWEEIQPNEKHTWLTKGLHDDFDTLIPMGTREAKKEKGTAKTTEGVIFKNFSLGVSTNRDFWVYNFNQDVLRDNIQRTIKTYTAEVDRWKRQVAESKRGNVPELQVNDFVLSDATKIKWSRDLKEKKLQQGKITEYADQKIRTCLYRPFTRTNLFLDKILVDSPGQFPLIFPTPETEAENRVIIVSDHGFRAGFNVLMASLIPDLHTLATTDGFQCFPFYTYDEDGTDRCENITDWALEAFQTYYDDENISKWDIFYYNYGLLHHSDCRRKYQEDLKRSLPRILVVSDFWTFATAGKKLADLHINYESVPKYAGLTFKEMPDIPLNWRVEKMTLSKDKTQIRYNDFLIIEGIPTEVHDYRLGKRSALEWIVDQYKLKVDKDTKKYKGSYIVRDPNCEAEPRYIVDLIARVITVSLETMEIVKNLPPLYPIDGD from the coding sequence ATGAAAAAACTAAATCTCAAACCTACACACAAACCGATACGAGACTACTACGAGGCGTTAGAACAATATCATCAACATAATATCACACACGAAGGCGCGGTCAGTAATCCTTTTGCTTTCCTACTTGCCATCTGTGCAAAAAGGGTGGGTGTCACGCTGGAACCTCAACACGCTATGCGCAGCCCGAAAGGCAATCGCATCGTCATTGATGGCGCAATCATCGACCAATATAGACTCCCGATCGCCTACTGGGAAGCGAAGGATATGGATGACGACCTCCCAAAAGCAATTCAGGAGAAACGCGACAAAGGCTATCCGTTTGACAATATCGCTTTTCAAAACCCTGAGCGAGCTATTTTGTATCAGAACGGGCAGGAGGTGCTGGACACGGACATCACCGAACCCGAAAACCTAATTGATGCGCTCCAACGTCTCTTTTCATATTCAGGCATTACTTTTAGCGATTGGTATGATGCGGTTGATAAATTCAGTGAACGGATTCCGGCACTTGCAGAGGAGTTAAAGCAACTCGTTGAGCAAGAGCACAAAACGAACACTGAATTTAAGAAGGCATTCACCGGTTTCTATCAGACCTGTCGCACCTCAATCAACCCCGATCTCTCACAAGCTGCCGTTGAAGAGATGCTTATCCAGCATATCCTCACTGAACGGATATTCCTCAAAGTTTTTGACAGATCGGATTTTACCAACCGAAATATCATTGCCATTGAGATTGAAAAAGTCAGTGCTACACTCATGCAGCACTCGGTGAGTCGCGACGAATTCCTTAAACCTTTGAACCCATTCTACACGGCTATTGAAAACGCTGCTACTCATTGTAAAGATTTCTCCGAGAAACAGCACTTTCTCAACACCGTCTATGAAAGATTTTTTCAAGAGTTTTCTGAGGATACAGCAGACACCCACGGTATTGTCTACACCCCGCAACCTATTGTTGATTTCATGGTGAATAGCGTCGAATATCTCCTGAAAAGTGAGTTTGACCGATCGCTGTCGGATGTTGGTGTGCATATTATAGACCCATTTGTCGGCACCGGCAATTTCATCGTTCGACTCATGCAGGACATACGAAAAACAGCACTGGAGGATAAATATCAGCACGAACTGCATTGCAATGAAGTCCTTTTATTGCCCTACTACATTGCCAATCTAAACATTGAGCAAGAGTTTTTGCATCACACAAAGAAATACCTACCCTTTAAAAAAATAGTGTTCGCTGATACTTTTGAATTGTTCGATCCACCTCAAGGAGAACTCTTTAGCGAGGAAAACACAAAACGGGCAAAACAGCAAAAAGAAACAGACATGTTTGTCATTATCGGCAACCCACCCTACAATGCGGGGCAACAGAATGCAAATGACAATAACAAAAATCGTAAATACCCGGCATTGGACAAACGGATAAAAGATACATATTCAAAAGATTCCAAAGCACGATTGCCGTACAACGTATATGATCCATTTGTGAGAGCGTTTCGCTGGGCATCGGAGCGAATTGGAGATTCCGGTATTGTCGCATTCGTAACGAACAACAGTTTTATTGAGGATTGGACGTTTGATGGGATGCGCAAACATCTTGCCGAAGAATTCAACGCGCTGTATCTGCTTAATTTAGGTGGAAACATTCGTAAGGGACAATCAGCAGACTCTAATGTGTTTGCTCCAAAGTCCACAGTCGGTGTAAGTATAGCGATGCTTGTGAGAACCGGAGAACCTGTTGATTCTCCTTGTGTCTTTTACAACGATGAAGCGGAAAATGGGAGCAAAGTACAGAAGTTTCATTTTCTTAAGACGCACAAAAACGTGGGTAACATTACATGGGAAGAGATTCAGCCCAATGAAAAACACACGTGGCTCACTAAGGGGCTCCACGACGATTTTGATACCCTCATTCCAATGGGAACTAGAGAAGCGAAAAAGGAAAAAGGTACTGCGAAAACTACAGAGGGTGTAATTTTCAAAAACTTCAGTCTCGGTGTGTCAACCAATCGAGATTTCTGGGTTTACAACTTTAACCAAGATGTGCTTCGTGATAATATTCAACGCACCATAAAAACTTATACAGCAGAGGTGGATCGTTGGAAACGTCAGGTTGCCGAGTCGAAACGTGGAAACGTCCCTGAACTTCAAGTTAATGACTTTGTTTTATCTGATGCTACCAAAATAAAATGGAGCCGAGATTTAAAAGAGAAGAAGTTACAGCAAGGAAAAATTACTGAGTATGCTGACCAGAAAATAAGGACCTGTCTCTACCGTCCGTTCACGAGAACTAATCTGTTTCTTGACAAAATTCTAGTCGACAGCCCGGGACAGTTCCCCCTCATATTTCCGACTCCGGAGACAGAAGCGGAGAACCGAGTGATAATCGTCAGTGATCACGGGTTTCGCGCAGGCTTCAATGTCCTTATGGCAAGTCTGATCCCGGACCTCCATACGCTTGCAACAACTGATGGTTTTCAGTGTTTCCCTTTCTATACCTATGACGAGGATGGCACTGATCGCTGTGAAAACATTACCGATTGGGCATTAGAAGCTTTCCAAACCTACTACGATGATGAAAACATAAGCAAATGGGATATATTCTACTATAACTATGGTCTCTTACACCACTCCGATTGTCGCCGTAAGTATCAGGAGGACCTCAAGCGGAGTCTTCCACGTATTCTTGTTGTTAGTGATTTCTGGACGTTCGCCACGGCTGGCAAGAAATTGGCGGATCTCCATATCAACTATGAATCCGTTCCAAAATACGCTGGATTGACTTTTAAGGAGATGCCTGATATACCGCTAAATTGGCGTGTTGAGAAAATGACCTTATCTAAGGACAAAACACAGATTCGATACAACGATTTCCTAATTATTGAAGGTATTCCGACTGAAGTACACGACTATAGACTGGGTAAGCGATCGGCATTGGAGTGGATAGTTGATCAGTATAAACTCAAGGTAGATAAGGACACCAAGAAATATAAAGGAAGTTATATTGTCAGGGACCCAAATTGTGAGGCGGAACCACGGTATATTGTAGACTTAATAGCACGTGTCATTACTGTAAGCCTTGAGACAATGGAAATCGTCAAGAATTTACCCCCATTATATCCTATTGATGGGGACTAA
- a CDS encoding DUF481 domain-containing protein: MNIFTGETMKQMQLESGWYNSINLDLTYRSGNSDLLTTRTRFRSDYLTKTYHGFVFGSLQHGRKDDVFFVNKGMAHARIIRSLTQHVLVESFVQKQFNESILLNDRNLAGGGVRFASHPRDSRFNVYLGIGAMWEHERINDAKRGETTTYIVRSTNYINWTGKLDERITTSATGYYQVHARRFQDYRILFEGSVTFRLTTKLAFPLRVNLRYDSEPPTGIRKHDVEIFNGLRYTF, translated from the coding sequence GTGAATATTTTCACAGGTGAGACGATGAAGCAGATGCAGTTGGAATCCGGTTGGTATAACAGCATTAACTTGGATTTAACCTACCGCTCTGGTAATTCGGACCTGCTTACGACACGGACCCGATTTCGTTCAGATTATCTCACAAAAACCTATCACGGTTTTGTTTTTGGGAGCCTCCAGCACGGGAGAAAAGATGATGTGTTTTTTGTGAACAAGGGTATGGCACACGCGCGGATTATCCGAAGCCTCACACAGCATGTTCTTGTTGAGTCCTTTGTCCAGAAGCAGTTCAATGAATCTATCCTGCTAAACGACCGAAATTTGGCAGGGGGTGGCGTTAGGTTCGCTTCGCATCCACGGGACTCCAGATTTAATGTCTATCTCGGTATTGGTGCGATGTGGGAGCATGAACGTATCAATGACGCAAAGCGCGGCGAAACCACAACTTATATCGTTCGCTCAACCAACTATATCAATTGGACCGGAAAGTTAGATGAACGCATTACGACGAGTGCTACGGGCTATTATCAGGTCCATGCTCGACGTTTTCAAGATTACCGTATTCTTTTTGAAGGGAGTGTCACGTTCAGGCTAACAACGAAGTTAGCCTTTCCGCTCCGAGTGAACCTCCGATACGACAGTGAACCTCCTACCGGTATCCGAAAACATGATGTAGAAATTTTTAACGGATTGCGGTATACTTTTTAA
- a CDS encoding cold shock domain-containing protein yields MRTQGEVKWFDATKGYGFITCEEHARDIFVHESQILDERSYLIQQGQKVKFDIRQTERGLSAIKVIPATRQD; encoded by the coding sequence ATCCGCACACAAGGAGAAGTAAAGTGGTTTGACGCAACCAAAGGTTACGGTTTCATAACGTGTGAAGAACACGCTCGTGATATATTTGTGCATGAATCACAAATTTTGGATGAACGGAGCTATTTGATTCAACAAGGTCAGAAAGTGAAGTTTGACATCCGTCAAACCGAGAGAGGTTTGTCTGCTATCAAGGTAATCCCCGCCACAAGGCAAGACTAA